From the Lathyrus oleraceus cultivar Zhongwan6 chromosome 4, CAAS_Psat_ZW6_1.0, whole genome shotgun sequence genome, one window contains:
- the LOC127073441 gene encoding transmembrane 9 superfamily member 11, protein MESFHKFRLWVLVFCLVFQSGFGFYLPGSYPHNYAVGDELSVKVNSLTSIGTEMPFSYYSLPFCKPQGGVKDSAENLGELLMGDRIENSPYRFKMYTNESEVFLCQVDKLSGDQFKILKERIDEMYQVNLILDNLPAIRFTKKDEYFLRWTGYPVGIKIQDVYYLFNHLRFNVLVHKYEETNVARVMGTGDAAEMIPPIGKEGSDKPGYMVVGFEVVPCSVLHNANSAKNLKMHEKYPAPIKCDPSTVAMPIKEGQSVAFTYEVTFEESDIKWPSRWDAYLKMEGAKVHWFSILNSLMVITFLAGIVLVIFLRTVRRDLASYEELDKEAQAQMNEELSGWKLVVGDVFRAPSNPALLCIMVGDGVQILGMAIVTILFAALGFMSPASRGTLITGMLFFYMILGIAAGYVAVRLWRTLGSGDQKGWISVAWKAACFFPGIAFLILTILNFLLWGSHSTGAIPFSLFVILLLLWFCISVPLTLVGGYFGAKAPHLEYPVRTNQIPREIPQQRYPSWLLVLGAGTLPFGTLFIELFFIMSSIWMGRVYYVFGFLFIVLILLVVVCAEVSLVLTYMHLCVEDWRWWWKSFFASGSVALYIFLYSINYLVFDLKNLSGPVSATLYLGYSLFMVLAIMLVTGTVGFLSSFWFVYYLFTSVKLD, encoded by the coding sequence ATGGAGTCTTTTCACAAATTCAGATTGTGGGTCTTGGTTTTCTGTCTAGTATTTCAATCAGGGTTTGGCTTCTATCTTCCGGGTAGTTACCCTCACAATTATGCTGTTGGGGATGAGTTGTCAGTGAAGGTGAATTCTCTTACTTCAATTGGTACTGAGATGCCATTTAGTTATTACAGTTTACCGTTTTGCAAGCCTCAAGGTGGTGTTAAGGATAGTGCTGAGAATCTCGGTGAACTCCTTATGGGGGATCGGATCGAGAATTCGCCGTATAGGTTTAAGATGTATACCAATGAGTCTGAGGTTTTTTTGTGTCAAGTTGATAAGTTGTCTGGAGATCAGTTCAAGATCTTGAAAGAGAGGATTGATGAGATGTATCAGGTTAATCTTATACTTGATAATTTGCCGGCTATTAGGTTTACGAAGAAAGATGAGTACTTTTTGAGATGGACTGGGTACCCTGTTGGGATTAAGATTCAGGATGTGTATTATCTGTTTAACCATCTTAGGTTTAATGTTCTTGTTCATAAATATGAGGAGACTAATGTGGCTCGTGTTATGGGAACCGGTGATGCGGCGGAGATGATTCCTCCTATTGGTAAGGAGGGGTCTGATAAGCCGGGTTATATGGTTGTTGGGTTTGAGGTTGTACCTTGTAGCGTTTTGCATAATGCTAATTCGGCTAAAAACTTGAAGATGCATGAAAAATACCCGGCACCTATCAAATGCGATCCGTCTACTGTGGCGATGCCTATTAAAGAAGGCCAGTCGGTTGCGTTTACCTATGAGGTAACCTTTGAGGAGAGTGATATCAAGTGGCCATCTAGATGGGATGCTTATTTGAAGATGGAGGGAGCCAAAGTCCATTGGTTTTCGATCCTCAATTCGTTGATGGTGATCACTTTTCTTGCTGGTATTGTTCTTGTTATCTTCTTGAGAACCGTTAGGAGGGATCTGGCTAGTTATGAGGAGCTTGATAAGGAAGCTCAAGCACAGATGAACGAGGAGTTATCTGGTTGGAAGCTTGTTGTGGGGGATGTTTTCCGTGCTCCATCGAATCCTGCTCTGTTGTGTATAATGGTTGGTGATGGAGTTCAGATTTTAGGGATGGCTATTGTGACAATATTGTTTGCTGCACTTGGATTCATGTCACCGGCCTCTCGCGGAACACTTATCACAGGTATGCTGTTTTTCTACATGATACTTGGTATTGCTGCTGGTTATGTTGCAGTTCGACTATGGAGAACACTCGGAAGCGGCGACCAAAAGGGTTGGATTTCAGTTGCATGGAAAGCTGCCTGTTTCTTCCCTGGTATTGCCTTTTTGATCCTCACAATCTTAAACTTCCTATTATGGGGAAGCCACAGTACCGGAGCCATTCCATTTTCACTCTTTGTTATATTACTTTTGCTTTGGTTCTGCATTTCTGTTCCACTTACACTTGTTGGTGGTTACTTCGGAGCAAAAGCACCCCACCTTGAATATCCCGTTAGAACCAACCAAATCCCTAGAGAAATTCCTCAACAACGGTATCCGTCATGGCTTTTAGTTCTAGGCGCTGGCACCCTTCCCTTTGGAACCCTCTTCATTGAGCTCTTCTTTATCATGTCCAGCATTTGGATGGGCCGTGTGTACTACGTTTTCGGGTTTCTCTTCATTGTTTTGATCCTACTCGTGGTGGTCTGTGCCGAGGTATCACTTGTTCTAACATACATGCACCTCTGCGTGGAGGATTGGAGATGGTGGTGGAAATCATTCTTTGCCTCCGGTTCCGTTGCATTGTACATCTTTTTGTATTCCATAAACTATCTCGTATTCGATCTCAAGAATCTGAGCGGACCTGTTTCCGCAACGCTTTACTTGGGATACTCACTCTTCATGGTTCTAGCAATCATGTTGGTGACAGGCACAGTTGGATTCCTCTCTTCATTCTGGTTTGTGTACTACTTGTTCACTTCAGTGAAGTTGGATTGA